Proteins encoded within one genomic window of Glycine soja cultivar W05 chromosome 1, ASM419377v2, whole genome shotgun sequence:
- the LOC114408986 gene encoding transcription factor bHLH93-like isoform X2, with the protein MELSQLGFLDELLAPRKDTTWSNALSTGLNELLLPSGWSFDSFDENQGLATLNPSFAAFSTPLDHRFECPYGSEAAYPFVDGFTLPELDSSYTRNDESAPLLPQEDNPSLEDEEFGFLGRDNQSLEQAKIGCKIEEQVTEIPVFNMGLCGEKKPKSKKLEGQPSKNLMAERRRRKRLNDRLSMLRSIVPKISKMDRTSILGDTIDYMKELLERIGKLQEEEIEEGTNQINLLGISKELKPNEVMVRNSPKFDVERRDQDTRISICCATKPGLLLSTVNTLEALGLEIHQCVISSFNDFSMQQSREIV; encoded by the exons ATGGAGCTTTCTCAACTTGGTTTTCTGGATGAGCTACTTGCTCCAAGAAAAGACACTACTTGGAGTAATGCTTTGTCAACTGGGTTGAATGAGTTACTACTCCCTAGTGGTTGGAGCTTTGACTCTTTTGATGAGAACCAAGGTTTAGCTACTTTGAATCCCTCATTTGCTGCATTTTCAACTCCACTAGACCACAGATTTGAATGCCCTTATGGAAGTGAAGCAGCATACCCTTTTGTTGATGGCTTCACATTGCCTGAGCTTGATTCTTCATACACCAGGAATGatgagtcagcaccacttttgcCACAAGAGGATAACCCATCATTGGAGGATGAAGAGTTTGGCTTTCTGGGAAGGGATAACCAGAGCTTGGAACAAGCAAAAATTGGCTGCAAAATTGAGGAACAAGTGACAGAGATTCCAGTCTTCAACATGGGCTTGTGTGGGGAGAAAAAACCcaaatcaaagaaactagaagggCAGCCCTCAAAGAATCTCATGGcagaaagaaggagaagaaagcGTTTGAATGACCGTCTTTCCATGCTAAGGTCAATAGTCCCAAAGATTAGCAAG ATGGACAGGACCTCCATTCTTGGAGACACAATTGATTACATGAAAGAGCTTCTAGAAAGGATAGGTAAGttgcaagaagaagaaatagaggAGGGAACAAATCAGATAAACCTCTTAGGCATTTCTAAGGAACTAAAGCCCAATGAAGTAATGGTTAGAAATTCCCCCAAG TTTGATGTTGAGAGAAGAGACCAGGACACAAGGATTAGCATCTGCTGTGCCACAAAGCCAGGATTACTACTGTCCACAGTGAACACCTTAGAAGCATTAGGCCTTGAGATTCACCAGTGTGTTATAAGCAGCTTCAATGATTTTTCAAT GCAGCAGAGCAGAGAAATTGTATGA
- the LOC114408970 gene encoding uncharacterized protein At5g65660-like — translation MEGQDLSPPRMDTSRPSLGFPLGTALLLIIIFSLSGIFSCCYHWDKLRSFRQSLSHPHPAPSHTQSQPYTEVKQSKGESLPVLMPGDEVPKFIAMPCPCQPSRPETIVVTVEKPPHKPPLVVAPLC, via the exons ATGGAGGGCCAAGATCTCTCGCCACCTCGCATGGACACATCTCGACCGTCCCTCGGCTTCCCCTTGGGCACTGCCCTCCTCTTGATCATCATCTTCAGCCTCAGCGGCATCTTCTCTTGTTGCTACCACTGGGACAAGTTACGCTCCTTCCGTCAATCTCTTTCTCATCCCCACCCTGCTCCCTCCCACACCCAATCCCAACCCTACACG GAGGTGAAGCAAAGCAAGGGTGAGAGTTTGCCGGTGTTGATGCCTGGGGATGAAGTGCCTAAGTTCATAGCCATGCCTTGCCCGTGCCAACCTTCCCGGCCGGAGACTATCGTTGTCACCGTCGAGAAGCCGCCGCACAAACCGCCGCTCGTGGTGGCGCCTTTGTGTTAA
- the LOC114408980 gene encoding uncharacterized protein LOC114408980, producing MPARNFSVHTPRRSPRFLPQQNHDTPNPKSAKRSVSANKSEKCAVGSRRSPRLNNVEEQSPPLRRSPMLNNEPVGKQLKGTRVKKGGVAATKENRVVSDEGFGGGRKERNRKRVEVETQESVVSDEGFGGGIEKERNRKRVEVGTQENGVVSDEGFGGGRKKERNWKRVKVKTKENRVVLDEGIGGGAKKEENGKRVKTKANRVVSDEGFGGGRKKGENGEKRKRGGEEISKGWTKEQELALQRAYFAAKPSPHFWKNVSKLVPGKSQQDCFDRIHCDYMTPPQTQPHSRAKTLKSSPIHQFSISASKLLKPIDKTVRKSNVLKPKNIITQKSIEKLLQHHLKVDLDREVDIFSVLEPNTDFSTNALQPSEALSTPKQQKENKGFLQNCTETSSSSHKKPLSRFSGSCVTELVSPPVLKKVKNRVMHEKYINQLRCRESRRRAAATKIIGEGTSIQKRDVVKGAKVALVSEARDAINKFQQSQVNLMDNTCSSDEDNGDGVEFEDESQ from the exons ATGCCAGCCAGAAACTTCTCCGTCCACACCCCACGAAGGTCACCCAGGTTCCTCCCCCAACAAAACCACGACACTCCCAACCCCAAATCTGCGAAACGCAGCGTTTCTGCCAACAAATCGGAGAAGTGCGCTGTTGGGTCGAGAAGATCTCCGAGGCTGAACAACGTTgaagaacaatctccccctctGAGACGATCTCCCATGTTGAACAACGAGCCAGTCGGTAAACAATTGAAAGGCACTAGAGTGAAGAAGGGTGGTGTAGCTGCAACGAAGGAAAATCGTGTCGTTTCGGACGAGGGTTTTGGTGGAGgaagaaaggagagaaacaggAAGAGGGTTGAAGTTGAAACGCAAGAAAGTGTCGTTTCGGACGAGGGGTTTGGTGGAGGAATAGAGAAGGAGAGAAACAGGAAGAGGGTTGAAGTTGGAACGCAAGAAAACGGTGTCGTTTCGGACGAGGGGTTTGGaggaggaagaaagaaggagagaaaCTGGAAGAGGGTTAAagtcaaaacaaaagaaaatcgtGTCGTTTTGGATGAGGGGATTGGTGGAGGAGCAAAGAAGGAGGAAAATGGGAAGAGGGTGAAAACGAAAGCAAATCGTGTCGTTTCGGATGAGGGTTTTggtggaggaagaaagaagggGGAAAATGGGGAGAAGAGAAAGCGTGGTGGCGAAGAAATTAGTAAAGGGTGGACGAAGGAACAGGAATTGGCTCTTCAAAGAGCGTATTTTGCTGCAAAGCCTAGCCCCCATTTCTGGAAGAACGTCTCCAAACTG GTGCCAGGAAAGTCTCAACAAGATTGCTTTGATAGAATTCACTGTGACTATATGACACCACCTCAAACTCAGCCTCATTCGAGGGcaaagacattgaagtcatCACCCATTCACCAATTTTCTATATCTGCAAGTAAACTTCTCAAACCTATTGATAAAACAGTTAGAAAATCCAATGTTCTAAAACCAAAGAACATCATTACCCAGAAGTCCATTGAGAAGCTGTTACAGCACCATCTTAAAGTTGATCTAGATCGTGAAGTGGACATATTTTCTGTTCTTGAACCAAACACTGATTTTTCTACTAATGCTCTACAGCCTAGTGAAGCACTTTCTACTCCAAAGCAgcaaaaggaaaacaaagggTTCCTGCAAAATTGCACTGAAACATCATCTTCAAGCCATAAGAAGCCACTTTCAAGATTTAGTGGCTCGTGCGTTACAGAACTTGTTAGTCCCCCAGTActaaagaaagtaaagaacagggTAATGCATGAGAAATATATCAATCAATTGCGCTGTAGGGAATCTAGGAGAAGAGCAGCCGCTACGAAAATAATTGGTGAAGGAACCAGCATTCAGAAAAGGGATGTAGTTAAAGGAGCAAAAGTTGCCTTGGTTTCTGAAGCTAGAGATGCTATCAATAAGTTTCAACAGTCTCAAGTCAATTTGATGGACAATACTTGTAGTTCTGATGAAGATAACGGTGATGGCGTTGAATTTGAAGATGAAAGTCAATAG
- the LOC114408986 gene encoding transcription factor bHLH93-like isoform X1, producing MELSQLGFLDELLAPRKDTTWSNALSTGLNELLLPSGWSFDSFDENQGLATLNPSFAAFSTPLDHRFECPYGSEAAYPFVDGFTLPELDSSYTRNDESAPLLPQEDNPSLEDEEFGFLGRDNQSLEQAKIGCKIEEQVTEIPVFNMGLCGEKKPKSKKLEGQPSKNLMAERRRRKRLNDRLSMLRSIVPKISKMDRTSILGDTIDYMKELLERIGKLQEEEIEEGTNQINLLGISKELKPNEVMVRNSPKFDVERRDQDTRISICCATKPGLLLSTVNTLEALGLEIHQCVISSFNDFSMQASCSGAAEQRNCMNQEEIKQALFRNAGYGGRCL from the exons ATGGAGCTTTCTCAACTTGGTTTTCTGGATGAGCTACTTGCTCCAAGAAAAGACACTACTTGGAGTAATGCTTTGTCAACTGGGTTGAATGAGTTACTACTCCCTAGTGGTTGGAGCTTTGACTCTTTTGATGAGAACCAAGGTTTAGCTACTTTGAATCCCTCATTTGCTGCATTTTCAACTCCACTAGACCACAGATTTGAATGCCCTTATGGAAGTGAAGCAGCATACCCTTTTGTTGATGGCTTCACATTGCCTGAGCTTGATTCTTCATACACCAGGAATGatgagtcagcaccacttttgcCACAAGAGGATAACCCATCATTGGAGGATGAAGAGTTTGGCTTTCTGGGAAGGGATAACCAGAGCTTGGAACAAGCAAAAATTGGCTGCAAAATTGAGGAACAAGTGACAGAGATTCCAGTCTTCAACATGGGCTTGTGTGGGGAGAAAAAACCcaaatcaaagaaactagaagggCAGCCCTCAAAGAATCTCATGGcagaaagaaggagaagaaagcGTTTGAATGACCGTCTTTCCATGCTAAGGTCAATAGTCCCAAAGATTAGCAAG ATGGACAGGACCTCCATTCTTGGAGACACAATTGATTACATGAAAGAGCTTCTAGAAAGGATAGGTAAGttgcaagaagaagaaatagaggAGGGAACAAATCAGATAAACCTCTTAGGCATTTCTAAGGAACTAAAGCCCAATGAAGTAATGGTTAGAAATTCCCCCAAG TTTGATGTTGAGAGAAGAGACCAGGACACAAGGATTAGCATCTGCTGTGCCACAAAGCCAGGATTACTACTGTCCACAGTGAACACCTTAGAAGCATTAGGCCTTGAGATTCACCAGTGTGTTATAAGCAGCTTCAATGATTTTTCAATGCAAGCATCTTGCTCAGGG GCAGCAGAGCAGAGAAATTGTATGAACCAGGAAGAGATAAAGCAAGCACTATTCAGAAATGCAGGTTATGGTGGTAGATGTCTCTAG